The nucleotide sequence TGCCCACGCTGCTGTTGCCGATGATCAGCAGCTTGAACATGTAGTCGAAGTTTTggtcccctccctctcccttccctTTCACATCCTGAGTGGCAGCcatctgcaaaaacaaatcaaaaaagaGATGCTGAAAAGAAAGCGTCAAGAGCTTTACCTTGACTTAATGTGAACCTGTTCAGAGCAGTGATGCACAAAAAAACGAGTCCACATTCAAGGGGCTAGATGTTGCACGCAAAGTACAGCAAGAGCTTGTTGTACAGGCCGCAGATCAAAGGTGACAGAAGGCTGCGTCAGGGAACCCAGCATGACCAACACAGCAAGCTGTTGTATTGATGAGTATTGGATAACcaggattttaaaaagctgcagttGTCCTCTCTGAAGCCCTAAAAACCATTCCTTTAAGGAAACCAGGGGATTATGATTATTGATGTTATTACCATTATTAGGCTATTTAAAGAGCACAATTTGGTTAAATACAATTCAGATTCAACACTTTACTTTGTGATGGGCAAAATacaatttttaattttcaaagaAAACccacaacttcactgttttgtttcaacTGTTACATTCCAATTTCTATTGGACAAGGTgtgctgttttgattttacacaCGAAAAACTTTGCTAAAAGAAATACAGTCAAATTTCACCTGACATTAAATCTTCATCCATAttaaagctgctgcagcttaCTGATATACAAAGGGCATGCTAATATAAAGAATCTTTCACCTTTACATCGCATCTATATAAAGCATTTCCGTGCAAGCTGTCAGCAGCCAACGACCTGAGAGGACGAGAGTACTACGCGCAGGATGACAAGAGCACAGTCATCTTTGCTCCAAGGTGATTGTTTTGACAAAAGCCACTGCGCTTTCATGCCAAACATGTGAAAGCTAATCTTTCCCTGTAGCCTATGCGGTAATAAAAGACCGGACCTCCATCCTGCACATCCTGCATTGGATTTCTGTTCGCTTCCGTGTATGAAAAAAACACCCATTGAAGCAGTATTTGCAAGGACACCGCTTTCAAAATATCAGTGCGTTGCTggcattttacacacacacacacacaccacgatAAAACCAGTCGATCTGATACAAAATTACACAGGAGCTGCATGCCGAATGATGTTAGACAAGCGAATCTGGGCAGGAGGTCATTTCATCTATTAATGAAATTCTTGCACAGAACtattaataaattaaaactaCCAAAAAAACCGCGTTGAGGACGTTGTGTTAACAAACCTGTATTGAAGGCCTCGGTTCTATCTGTGTCTGCCCCCTGTTTTGCAGAATAcggtttttaaatatttgtgtctAATGCAGGCGTTGATCTTCTTTaaccctcctctgtctctctctctctctctctctctctctctctctctctctttggagCGCCGACCAATTTCAGCACCTGGGAGCTGTCCCCTCCGCTTCGGATCTGGCACGCGCCCCTGAGCTGACGAGGCTGGCTCGCATGAGATGAGCAcgagcgaaaaaaaaaaaagaaaaaaggaaagtgcGTTCAGTTGAGTGTCTCTGACGTCACCGTgaagggaaggggagggggtCACGAATATGGGGGTTGTAGTCTTCGCACGGTGTCAGCGCAAAGGCGGAGGGCGACATCAAAAGTAGAGGCGACTACATTACTCAGCATGCAGCGCAGCACAGCTGTCAACATCTGTgtgatttactgtaaaaaaaaaaatactctttGTAGTTCGGTTTTTAAACAAGCACCAGACCGCAGACACGGTCCCCATCGTGCACTAGTGAGACTAAATAGGACGGAAAAAGCTTGGAAACCTTTGTTCAGATAGAGAGCGTGTCTCAGTGTTCAGTCTCTATAAATGGCTGTATATGACGGTATATGTATTTTGATGCTCTCCCTTTATTCATAGCCTTAAAGTAAAAACCATGCGTCTTACCTTCCCATACAAATCCATTTTGCCCTAAGCAATATTtcacctgtttgttttaaaatccACTCCAGTAGCAAATAAACTCCCAGCTGGACagcataatttttttttctcaggaagCAAATATAATAGCCTCTCCTTTTGCGTCACTCTCGATCGGTCTTGCTGCCGCcgccccccacctccccacccccaatGCATCCAGCTCCGCTTCAGAGAACAAGCGACTGAGCAAACAAGAGAGGCCTGAAGTGCTgatgaatattattattattggccTTTCAATGGGAGCAAGTGCGGGATGGCGCCGCGGCGGAagtggggaagaaaaaaaatcctggcaTCTTTGCAATTGTAATCTCATCGGCCCTCTCTTTTAGAGCGCATTATAAGACCTGTATAATTAATGTGAGAGGTGCAAATGCAAAACTGTAATATTGTAATAAGGAAGTGAGGACCAGTATCAGCAACAGTGAGGTTGTTTTCCTGTATTTGTAGTCTTTAAATAACCAGCTTTAACCAACACCTGTTACTCATCTTGCACCTGAAGCCAACAATGCTTATAATAGTCCAACATGCGCTAAGTTGTTGTGCGCCAGACACAACAGATATTACATAACTGGACCAAACTCAGATAGAAATCCAGGCGGTAGCTGTCCGACGTTGTATCAGCCATAGCAGGCATTTGATAGGCTGTGTATAAAGTTATAGGGCGGGACTTGCTGATGACTGACTGCCCTTTGACGGGAGGATCTGCGCGTGCAGCCAGGCAAGCTGAGTGCGCAGCAGACGAGGGGGCGGGTCAGGTAGGCTGCacaaacatttctgtctctacaaatttaaaagatttttatgttttaactcCACAAATACGCCAATGCTGCTCGATAAATGTGCGTATCGTGCTCCCAACAAAGTTAGTGATTCATTCGTTCGTTTACTTTCGAGTATTTTGCACCGAGTTCGTCCAGAATCAAACATCCTAAATATCTGTTGGCATGTATGTGACTGTTGCTGTGCGGTGATTTATACTGGTAAAACTCCTCTTTTCGAGAATGCGAGCAAAAAATCTTTTGGTTTGGTCGATAAACCGAGTTATTGTTTCAGGCAGAGTCAGTACATGACCCCAAGCGTGGTAAACTAAACTTTTCTAGAAGGTTTTCGCGAACGACAAAACCACTGTAGCACCACCTGCCGTTGGAATGAGGTGCTCTGGTCATGATACTGTGGTCCTGGCAGCTCTCTAAGGCTGCCTCGTGCTAATGATTAACCAAGCAATATTAGCAGTAATCAAATAACTGCTGCTTTATGACCATATAACCCTTCTGACCTCTTGATATTGGAATGAGCTGTGTCTATTTACAAAGTTATTTTTATTCCTCGACCATAACctgttttaatgtgtctgttttccaaATGAAATTCAGCAGTTAATATTGGTTATGGCATTTGTATTATAACTTCAAGTTTTTAGTGAATTACTTTTATAGAGTGGATTCTTTGAAGACCttatgtatacatacacattaGGAAAGCTATTCTTAACTGGTCATTGGTTTCTTtaccaaactgaaaaataccACAGTATGACTTGTGTATCCCTGAAACATCATAGGGCCCAGACAGATAATTTGGCCTGACCAATATTATGGCCAgtattttgtttcacttcagtcattcattcatatattcATTCACTCATATAATGTTGTTCTCAGTAGCAGCTGCCAAGAGCAGTTAACATCTCCAATCAATGTGTCAAAGTATCCAGATTCTGAGCCCTAAATGACGCCCAGTGACATACCATtgttgtgtgattgtgtgcgaatgtggtgtgtgtgtgcatatatatatgtatatatatatatatatatatatatatatatatatatatatatgtgtgtgtgtgtgtggggtgaatgtgacctgcaGTCCATTTATCATTTACCATTTACTCTTTAATGAGAGAGATATGTTCATGTAATACTTTGTATTCCTGTAAAACAACATACAACAAAACTTTACATCTGATCAATctcatccattttttttctgttgctattGTTTTTATGAATGTAGCTAGGTAGCAAACCTGCtagctctgattggttgatcACAACCAACAAGATCAACTGCCATCAATGAGAACAACTCattcatcaaaaaataacaAGCATATAAATAACCTATGTCAAAATTCTTAATCATATATAAACTCAATAATCCAGTATATCTGCAGTAATATCTCCCCTCACTTGCTATATTTTCAACCATACTGGTGACAGTTTGCAATGGAGGACTCCATTGAGGTGATTCTGCAAGACTGTGGCAGGGTCCTTCCTACCAGCAGACCCCATCCTGTGGTGTCGGCCTGCACGGGTGCTCTGCTCACAGGGTTGTATGGAGTGTGGAGTCTCTTTGTAACGCCCGGATTTCGTAAAGTCCCGTGGAGGCTCAAGGTGCTTGAGgcttcctttttgttttgtttttcacctgcTTGCTTTGCCTTCTTTCCACCCTTCCAAATATCAAATGCTGCATGTTTGCGTGAAATCAAAGAGAAGAAGCTGAGACTGAACCTAACTTGCACATAACAATAATTTACTTATTTTGGAGCATAGTGCTCCATGCTATCAACAAATGTGGGAAAAGAAGAATATGGTAAGTCTATAATTGTCATTATGTCTTATGGAAAACTGCACCATCTTCTACAGTACATTAATCTGAAGTGCTTTTTGTGTAGAGATCCATTGTTGTAGAATAATGGATCATGCACaatttttcttcactgtcagtACAAGATGAACAAGAAAACATGATGATCAGGAGCAGATTATCAGACGTTAGGTAATGATGAAGACATTTGTTGTTGCATGGAGAATCAGATattttaaagcaataaaaagCTGTTCTAAAGCTAatgcttaaaaaaaatgatcaaaatgtatttgccttTGTACTTATTAACACGTCTCTGACTTGGGTGTTTTTTTTGGAATAATGATATGATGCTTTGTTTATTGTGCCAGCATAGAACATATTATGCCAGGAGATAAGTGACATTAAACAGTATCACAGTTTAAACCCAGTTTACCACAGctagagagaagagagagccTTGCTGTATCTATCATTCAGACAAGTATTGCGGAACAATTCCATTGACAGTGAGTGGGAGATCAAATTCAAGGTTATAGTCACAGCACTCAGGAGACTGGAACAGCTGAATTTAATATGAATCATATTCAGAGATGTTTTCACATGAAAAGGAGGGAATTTGTTTTGGgctatgattttttttggaGTAGAATTTAATAAAGGCTTATCTACAATAGGGGACTAGGTAAGATAGATCAAAGGGACTTCATCTCATGTTCCTAACTTTGCCAACTTGATAGCAAGGAAGTCTTGTTAACAGTAACAATAATCATTGTTCTACCTGTCACATGTGTTGacttactgtgtgtttgtaccgTGGTCCAGGTTCCTTATTTGCCCTCCAGTAAAGATCAGACACTGAACACCATGAAGCTCCTTCAGGGACGAACAGGTCGCTTAGCAGATCTGGGATCAGGAGATGGAAGACTGGTTAGTGAGCTGCAACTGtcttagaaaaacaaaactgtatttaagtGTAAACAAGAGTGTGAGTCTGACTGCAAAACTGTGTAAATGgagtgtaaatgtgtaaatgctcTGTTGTCCCTTAGGCTTGTATTTTACACAATCCTATTTGATTCCCAGGTGTTTGCTGCCTCCTCTGCTGGTTTCCAGTGCGCAGGCTTTGAGATTAACTCCATTTTGGTGGCCTATGCAAGGAGCAAGGCTCTCTGGACAGGAGTGCCCCCTTGCCAGGCGACCTTTGTTAAAAAAGACTTCTGGAAAGTGAGACCTTAACCAGAAGTAGTATTGTCCTTAAACCTGATGAGGATTGTTACATGaccatgtttgtgtctctcttcgTTCATAGACCGATTTGTCTTCCTATAACAATGTGACAGCTTTCCTTGCCCCAGGAGTGGTGAGTTTTCCTTCTGTGAGGAATCCTTTCCTTCCCCGCCTATAGATGTTTTCATCCTCTACAAGTGATATAGCATACATAGCACTTCATTGCTAAGCCACTCATTTAGCCCTCTCTGACTGGTTGACAGATGGGTGTGCTGGGTGAGAAGCTGTTGAAAGAGCTTCCTGATGATGCACGTGTCATTGCTTGTCGTTTTCCGTTCCCCAACTGGCCACACCAATCATCTGTCGGCTCGGGTCTTGACGAGACTTTTGCGTATGACATCGGCACCGTGCGCTCACACCTGAGAAATGTACCGAACATGACAGTGTAATAAGTCACATTATCTGGGTTATTTTGTTACCCATGATCTATCATTCTCAGCAGCACTAAAACCTTCAGATACTTTTCTGAGaatagaaatgaataaaaatgtgatgcTTAAAGGAAAACCTCTGAAAAAGCAGGTGATTGTGAACACACTAGGGAAATTGCTGGTTTCAGTCAATTACAAGATCAGCAGTAATGCTTTTGGAAGATGTTTTTGAACATTACAGGGATGACAGGGACTCTGACTAAGCAAGATGTGTGGATGATTTCTACATCATTTAGCCCCTGCAGTATTTGTTCTGGCGCTGCCAGTACAGTCTGAGTCTTTGCCATATTGCTGACAATAAAATACCATCATGCACCAGTATCTAAGATATGCCTCTGGCGGTAGCTCTTCCATTACAGATAATTTTACTTCCACGCCAGCACTAACAAACCCCCATTGTAGCTTGCTGCAGGGGGACTGtgagttcagtgtttttgtttgtatgcaGTAGTTCTGTTCCACTTGCCCTGTGGGGTTGCAGTTAGATTCACATGTTGTGTTATActtttgtttgttaaaaaaaaaatcaatccatAGGTATCCAGTTCAAGGCTGCTCTAACATCATTCTGTGGGTGTCTGAGTCAGCCAGTGAGCTTTAGGCACACATTTACTTTTGTGCTATACACCTCACAGGTAGTCTAAAACACTGTAATTATCTGCGTTACCTGATCCTTGGGGCTCATGTGGAATATGTAACTGGGTAAAGAGATTGGCACTTTAGTCTGTTTGTCTGGTCGTTTGTTTGTCAGCACTTAACAGAGTTTAATAAAATTTGCTGGAATGTTTGACCATTTGCCAATAACAAGTGATTAGTTTCTTCTCAGGATcctttaaaaaggtttttgttAAGAATTGTTAACACTGTTTTCTCATCAGCAGTGTATGGCTCCATTCTTATATTGATATAGATACAGACAAATTTCTTAATATTTACATGTGCTGCAACTGGGCAGCTGTGATGGAGGAATGTGCTCTCTGAACACTTTCTATTGAGTATCACTTACTGTCAGACTGTTTTAATGTAGCACCTACAGTAAACAGGGTAATGCTGTAATCTTTCTAATAGTTCATAGGCCATCACAGTATATCTGCCTCTTCAAAGCAGAACACACACCTGCCACCTCTGCAACCTTTCCACTCACACCACTAAACAGTTACATGTCAGTGTCCAACTGCAATACAATATACACTTTGTTAAACTTGGTTTGAAAGGCACAACATGTTTGTCACTGTtactgtgctgtgtgaatgatATCCAAAATGTCCACCTGAG is from Lates calcarifer isolate ASB-BC8 linkage group LG13, TLL_Latcal_v3, whole genome shotgun sequence and encodes:
- the si:dkey-190g11.3 gene encoding ATP synthase subunit C lysine N-methyltransferase; protein product: MTDCPLTGGSARAARQAECAADEGAGQFAMEDSIEVILQDCGRVLPTSRPHPVVSACTGALLTGLYGVWSLFVTPGFRKVPWRLKVPYLPSSKDQTLNTMKLLQGRTGRLADLGSGDGRLVFAASSAGFQCAGFEINSILVAYARSKALWTGVPPCQATFVKKDFWKTDLSSYNNVTAFLAPGVMGVLGEKLLKELPDDARVIACRFPFPNWPHQSSVGSGLDETFAYDIGTVRSHLRNVPNMTV